The following coding sequences lie in one Treponema sp. OMZ 790 genomic window:
- the flgK gene encoding flagellar hook-associated protein FlgK — translation MATFDAIELGKRSLFAHRQSIQTAGHNISNSSTKGYTRQRVNLEAFEPIYRPDLTRAETPGQIGQGVTIGSITRLRDELLDQRIVGTTDDLGYWETRNSYIALLEQVHNEPEDISVRSRMDQFWEAWQELSLYPESDAARQVVRTRTETLTDAIHHQFRGLQGIRNMVHGDIEATVKQVNDVTGRIAKLNEEIVKVKAMGDNPNDLMDKRDLLTEKLASLIDISVDKRDEDETYVIHTAGLEIVQGRTHRTFDFKASLENDKYADVVWSDSGNLAHFESGKLAALIELRDVDIRDEIRKLDTMTMNFVDLVNDVHRNAMSPNGKTGIDFFKEQYFINNTLGNFDRNGDGEEDSSYIFRITGTNILDPREQIGLEGTLTLSSGDGLVQVPYYSTDMVSDLVERINRSGSEVAAYLDQNNKLVLKGMTSLDKENPDFVIRHIEDSGRFLAGYSGVLSQAGPEGAYDWGRTNAVDVLAGAQYAVSPIAHPSGWMEMNPVIKSDIQNIAAGYKGPEGVAYPGDNRAALAIAAIRNTPVMVGRSATFDDFFADTVTEIGLKGEQAEMTLNTQIAIVKELHDMRDSVSGVNIDEELSDIIKFQHGYNASARFVSVINEMIDTVINRLGV, via the coding sequence ATGGCGACATTTGATGCGATAGAATTAGGAAAAAGGAGTTTGTTTGCTCACCGGCAGTCGATTCAAACGGCAGGCCATAACATTTCGAATTCTTCAACAAAGGGATATACGAGGCAGAGAGTAAATCTTGAAGCCTTTGAGCCCATTTACAGACCCGATTTAACCAGAGCCGAAACTCCGGGACAAATAGGACAGGGCGTTACCATAGGTTCAATTACCAGATTACGGGATGAGCTTTTAGACCAAAGAATAGTCGGAACTACCGATGACCTAGGTTATTGGGAAACAAGAAATTCCTACATAGCACTTTTAGAACAAGTTCATAACGAACCCGAAGATATTTCGGTCAGAAGCCGTATGGATCAATTTTGGGAAGCATGGCAGGAGTTGTCGCTCTACCCTGAGTCGGATGCTGCCCGTCAGGTTGTGCGTACCCGAACGGAAACCTTAACCGATGCCATTCATCACCAGTTCCGAGGCTTGCAGGGCATAAGGAACATGGTTCACGGCGATATAGAAGCGACCGTAAAGCAGGTAAACGACGTAACGGGCCGTATAGCCAAACTAAACGAAGAGATAGTTAAGGTTAAGGCTATGGGAGACAATCCCAACGATTTAATGGATAAAAGAGACCTTTTAACCGAAAAACTTGCCTCACTCATAGACATTTCCGTAGATAAGAGGGATGAAGATGAAACCTATGTAATTCATACCGCAGGTTTGGAAATAGTGCAGGGAAGAACTCACAGAACCTTTGACTTTAAGGCTTCGCTTGAAAACGATAAATATGCTGATGTGGTTTGGTCCGATTCAGGCAACTTGGCTCATTTTGAATCGGGAAAACTGGCAGCCTTGATTGAGCTGAGAGATGTGGATATTCGGGACGAAATCAGAAAACTCGATACCATGACAATGAACTTTGTCGATCTGGTAAACGATGTCCACAGAAATGCCATGAGCCCCAACGGAAAAACAGGCATCGACTTTTTTAAAGAGCAATACTTTATAAACAATACCCTCGGTAACTTTGACAGAAACGGAGACGGAGAAGAGGATTCTTCCTATATTTTTAGAATTACGGGCACAAACATCCTTGATCCTCGAGAACAAATAGGATTGGAAGGAACTTTGACCCTTTCTTCGGGAGACGGCCTTGTGCAGGTTCCCTATTATTCGACGGACATGGTTTCGGACCTTGTAGAAAGAATCAATAGATCCGGTTCCGAGGTAGCGGCCTACCTCGATCAAAACAATAAACTGGTTTTAAAGGGAATGACCAGCCTCGACAAGGAAAACCCCGACTTTGTTATCAGACATATCGAGGATTCGGGAAGATTTTTGGCAGGCTATTCGGGCGTGCTTTCTCAGGCAGGGCCGGAAGGCGCCTACGACTGGGGAAGAACAAACGCTGTTGACGTATTAGCCGGAGCCCAATATGCGGTTTCTCCCATAGCCCATCCTTCAGGCTGGATGGAAATGAACCCCGTAATCAAAAGCGATATACAAAATATAGCCGCAGGTTATAAGGGCCCTGAAGGTGTCGCCTATCCGGGAGACAATAGGGCAGCCCTTGCAATAGCCGCAATCAGAAATACGCCTGTTATGGTAGGCCGCTCAGCCACCTTTGACGACTTTTTTGCCGACACCGTAACCGAAATCGGTCTAAAAGGCGAGCAGGCAGAAATGACCTTAAATACACAGATAGCTATTGTAAAGGAATTACACGATATGAGGGATTCCGTGTCGGGCGTAAACATAGACGAAGAACTATCGGATATTATCAAATTCCAGCACGGATATAATGCATCTGCAAGGTTTGTTTCGGTCATCAACGAGATGATCGATACCGTTATAAACAGGTTGGGCGTTTAG